The Oenanthe melanoleuca isolate GR-GAL-2019-014 chromosome 1, OMel1.0, whole genome shotgun sequence genome segment TGAAAGATCATGACTGCAATATCTTTACAGAGTAAACATCATAAGCAGCAATATATCTGCTACATCACAAGTCTCAAAATTTGCCTTAGTTCATAGCAGAGAAAACCCCTACACTACATAGGTGCACTCTTCTTTGGAGTGTTGTTGCGTGAAGAATGGATGGACTATGAGCTAATCATAATTAACAAGTTGATTCTCTAAGAGAATAAAAGTCATATGATAACTCTGTGTCTTGGTGCATAATTATTGACTGTGCTCTCTCTGACTCAGTCTAGCATAACAGTATTTTTGCAGCACAATCTGTGAAACTTCTTACAAAGCCTAAAACAACTTTAAGAACTCCAGAAACGAATAAAGATTCCCATCATGATGTTAGATTGAAGTTTGTAGCTGTGTTTTTTGTGCAGGTGCTTTTCCTCAATTCTCCTTGTCTTTAGATCTGTGTTTCCTGGATTGTGATGCTTCTCTCTCAAGGGGATCCTCCAAGTGAGTTCAAAGATGGTCATAAAATGTTTATACTACTCAGAGAACAGCTAATTGCCTGGCTGTTGCTAGCAATTATAGGTAGTTACCTTTTCCCCAGAGAATGTAAATACTTGCAGCAGTTACaacctcttttccttcccccctaATGTGGAGGAACGTCTCACCTTCTGAGCAGTGGGAAATGGAAACCAGAGGGCTCAAAAGGGAGGGTGACCCTggagaaaaactggaaaaacacCACACTAGGTGATGTTTCCATAGCCTAATGCCTTCCAGTTTCACCATTACATTGTGAGGTTTTTCTCCACAGATACACTTAAGGCAGTGTGAAGTTAAACCTTCAGACTCCACAGCATAGAAAGCAAAGTCTTCACCCTAACAGGCAATAAAATGACcccaaacaacaacagcaaaatgtCCAACCATGCAGCACCTGACATTTTACTGAATACCTGGAGGGGCTACCAGCTAAGTCCGGCCGAACACGGCCCTCCAGCAGAACTCACTGTCTGCCCACTTTTGTTACACAAATTTGTCTGCAACAAATTAGTTATTAGAGCACATGGATATATTTgatgtggaaggaaaaaaaaaatctcctttttttgcAATTCTCTTATCCTCCAGACATAAGTTATCGCATCATTTTGAGGTTTTCAAGTAACTAGAGTTAGAGGGAATTCCTGGGAGGTGCAAGCTAAAATCATGGAAATGGAACATAATCAGTTTCTCCAATCCAGAAAAGTAGATGCTTTAGCTTATAGAAAGTTTCAGATACTTGATGACTGAAAGTATTTGAGAACTGCAAAATCTCCATGATCAACAGAGCGGTTGTGTTGGCGACCTCCTTGTCACACTGCAACAAGTGCAGAAAGCTTCCCATGGTTCAGTCATCTCTATGTTGTTTTGTTCAGAAGCCCATTTTCCCTTCTTaaccctccttttcctctgtgacAGACTTTTTAGCTGAGCCAATTTGCTTCCTCATCCAGCTTTCCAGTTAGGTGTCTCTTAAAAGCTGTTTATGTTTTAGCACAAGCTAACTGTTTGATATTTTGTTAGTGAACCACTGTTTGTTAATACTTAACATCAAGAGCTGTTAGCTACAGAAACACTTACTGGCCTTCAAAATATCCTTCCATATATCCTTTCTCTCCACATTACTCATGTGGGAAAGGTTGAGTGTTAAATGTAGTTTGCATTTGtttggaattgttttttttaaaagaggtCATCACATCATGGATTTATATCAGTTTCACTTCAAATGTGGTGTGACATTTTCCAGCTTCCAGCCCTCTGGTTACAGCTGCCGCAGCCTTGCCTTTAATTTGCACGGGGGAGGGAGTGTTCACTGGAGTTGCTTCAAGGCTACACAAACTGTTGACAGAAGGCAGACATGAAATGCCTCACTGAACCAACTCCAGGCCCAGTAAATGCAAACAATTCAAAGCTAGAACTatctggcagctgcagctgatttGAGAAAATTTTTTGTTGTGCCAGGAAAATCTTTTCCTTCAACAAGGTTGTCCCTGGAATACATTAGGAGccacaaaacacagaacaatATCCTTGGtaaagagattattttcttgTCTGTAGTATAACTTAAGGTAGTTTGGAAAATTCCTATCATTCAGGAAAGGCTGAAGAAAGCCTGAGATGCTAGTTTTGGATTTACTTGCCAGTCGTCACCTGAAGGTGTCTGTCTGAATAGGTGAAGATCTACAGCTAGAGGTAAACGTGGAATTGCATGGGGGAACATGAAcatgaaagcagcaggaggaaaaggggaaaaggctgtGATGTGCTCAGCAAGTATAAACACCCATCAATCTCGCTGGGACTAGGCAACAGCCATGACTGCCTGGAGTAGGTTAAAGAGGCTGTAGCACAAATGACTGTGCAGTCATAAACGCCACTGGAAAAGTGGCATGGTGCTGACACTTCACCACAGTCTGTTCCAACAGAAAGTCCACCCATGAGACAACCCCAGTAAGGTCAGTCACTACTTGACACTGATATTTTATTCACAATCTGttacagaagaaaagaaggttTTGCTGTCACATACTAGAAGTTGTCATGCTGccacaaaacacaaattcaCTATGgattttttctcagaaaaagctACCTACTTCCTTGGAATCAAGTATGACAAAAATAGTTTATCTCCCAATCACTGATGAAGGCTGTAAATGCCAGCAGTCAAGCTCTGCTtgggcagctgcctgcactCCCCAGGCTTTTAAGAGGGAAGCTGGTGCACAACGGGCTGCGGTGTTGAGTGCATCTGCACAGAGTTTCATGTACCCTCAGTTCCACAACTATGCATCTTCACAGTGCCCCTTTTCAAAGCGGTCTGACCTACATGTGAGAAGCAGTAGTGATTTTCTTGGAAGTGAACTTCTTGGTACAATTGAATGGTGCACTTCTATCTTTTTAAGAAACATCTCTGACGAAGTCAGCAAAGTTGACTTTTAACTCTGCCATGGAGAGCCCAATAACACACATTTACTAAAATGCAGTgagcaaagcagcaaaatagATGAGGCTTTGATTTGAACAGCACATTCTAATTTAGGTGAGTGGCAGGGGAACAGTATCAACCCTTCTGGCAATAACATCTGTCCCACTTGAAACCTCTATGCAGTTAAAAACAAAGTTCTGTAAGTTACTTCATTGTCTCCACCTGCTTGGTGTGCAAGACACTGAGGTAATAAACCAGTTAAAGTACAGATTAGTGCCAACAGCTATGCAGTTatctttctggttttctttattttcaaactgGCCACATGAAAGCGACAGTCTAGCCTCCCAGAAAACAACTAAACCCAGCTGTATGTCACCTGTGGACAATCATTTTCAGGGAATTCTGGCTCAGCAGCAAGGATGGCACCTGGTTTGAAAGGCAAGACTGTATGGGCCCTGGGCTCACAGAGCGGAAGGGAGAGTCCTGTTCTCCCTGCAGGtgcttcctctgctgcactTTCCTCGTTTTAACACCTGTGACCAGTCTGACAGAAACCAAGGTGTGTGAAAGAGCAAGAAAACTGTTACCATGGAACCCAGGAACACTACATGCAGGGACCAAGCAGCAGGTATAAAATGTGAGGAGGGAAAAGCCTCAGGAAGCAAACAGATCTCTTGGAGAACAGGGAGAATAGATACAGTGGCTTGGGTGAAATGAACCACTGTTGTGTCCAGCTCAGACAGCACCATTCTCTGAGCACTGAGAGAAGATTATAATCCATTTATATTATTCCTGCTCAGCTGTTTACTCTACCAGATGGGAAAATCTGCATCCAAACAGCAGAAACATGAGTATTATTATAAAAGTCTCATCTCAAAAGCTTAATTAGGTTTACTCCcaccacaaaataaatttagtaCTTGATTTTATGTGATTCATTATGTAGATGCAGCATTTCTGTTAACCTTTACACAGTATGACATACAAAGACAAGTGCTTGTGTTTTGTGGAATGTTTTTAGAGATTATAAAAGCTTTGAGTGCCTTGAAATTCATGAACTAACTTCCAccccaaaatatttcagcactGTTATAAAAAGGTTGTCCACAAAAGTCCCAGTTATAAAAAATCTCTACTTATGTAAAGTTTTTCCAATGTATCATCTATTTTGACTGATACATAGTCCAAACCTTGAATATAAAATCTAacatttttctatttgaaaCAGTGGGAGTTTATCAATATGCTATTCCTCAGTGGCCTTGTAAGATTCAATGATTTTTAAGATGCTTCTATTctactgctctgctgctctctgtggaaaagagaaaaaaacccgGACAACTGGATGAAAACTATAACCATTCTTGTGACTATAAACTTGACATACCCGTGGATCCTCTTTACTTTGATATTGAAATGATTAAAAGCAGGCACTATATTTAATCAGAGCCATTATGATTCAAGATTTAAGGGACATGTATGGGTCACATTTCTACAGAAATATCAAGTTCTTTGGCAATGATGATTCTGATGCCTGCAAGGCAAACACCCACAAGTTGTTATAAGCCAAAATCACATCAAAGAGGTCACTGATGGGAAAAGCTACCAGTTAAAATGCAACTCCAACAGAGAAGTTCCCATTATTCAGCACCTGCATTGCTTGGTCTGCATTTACCTAATACAAAACACAGTAACTGCAAATGCTTACTCGTTTAAAAGAGAGGTTACCACACCGTGTTGATTCCAGCTATCCCAGAAAACAGTACTTGGAATATTTCAGCTCTGAGAAATGCGGCACAactgataaaaaaaagaaagaagcttGACTGAAAAAGATGTAGATTTGTAGATGATCTTAGGAGAATCAGTCCAGCCCAGAAGCATAGTTCACATAACATCGAAATTCATTGGCTAAATTTCGTGAGTGTTTTGGAATAAACTTGCACATCTTCACACCAAGATGCTTTGCTGCCTGTTCCTCCATGACTGCACCTGTAGCAAAAATAATTGGCATTCaataagaaaaaacagcaacagaatGTTTGAACTTTTTAAATAGCTTCTCCCAAATGCATACATAGAGAGTCTGGCTTTTTTAAGGAAGGCAGGCTTAAAGCAGCTACACTTTCAGCCTTCCTTAACAACATAATCTTTTGGGAAACTTAAAATAAATCTAGAAGAATGGAAGACATCCCAAGGAAATGAATGTCCAagaaatttcataaaaataagtAGAGGGCATCAGTGCCCTTTTTACAGAAAGCAAACTTGAACTCAGTCTTCTTGCTACATTCCAAGGAAGTTAAATGGTAGGGAGCCATGGGAAATGCAAACAGATTACATCTACTCTTTCACTTACATACACCACAGTGACTTTTGCAGCTACACACTGAGAAATCACTGCTTTGAGCAATAAACTGAAGGACCATCTATCCATTTTAGGGAAAAACTTCTGAGCGCCACCCTTGTGCGTGACTGCCATGTGCACTTAAACCAAGGAGCAGGACTTCTATGGccacattattttaatttttctttattttgcctGCTTGGTTGCCTTCCCTCAAATTGTACATGCAGAGGGGTTTTATCCTTTGCTTTTTGGAAAGGTTTCCCCAATGCCTTCAGATAACAATACAATAATAACAATACAGTTTAAGAAAAGCCATTACTTGGGTAGACACACATCACTTGTCAAACCAGTAAGTGCATCTTCCTAAAGAAGGGCTCACAAGTACAGATATCTAGGTATCTGGTTTCTGCTTTTATcactgtttttaaattaattctgctgTATTTCAGTGCCTAAGACATAAACAACAACTTGCACCTATGTTTGCCATTCCCAGATTTCAATCACTGCAATTATAGAGAGTGGCCCTTCTacaagaaaaattgtatttccagAATTTTGCTGGATGATCTTACAATTCTTCAAAAATTCAGTAAAACTCATAATGCCATAGGAAGAAAGTACTGACTTGAACTATTAAAACCAACTTGCCTTCTGCTAAAAATAAAGGTTGAACTCAAGTACTTAAAAGCTTAGGATACATATTCCTCCTTAAATTGCTGATAATTCAGCATTATTGAGTTAGTATTCGTCTTATATACATTCGTCTATGTCATTAGAATGAGAGAAAATGGTACTTAAGGGGACCTAATATTTTTGAGTTATACCTGTGCAAAGCAGAATCTTTCCTTTTGTTAGATACTTGATGGTCTCTGCAGTCTTTTGAAGACATTCCTCAGACAGATAGGGTGGATCTGCTATTACAATGTCAAAACTGTGTGGCAGGAGATTTTCAGGTAAGTCCAAAGGGTGGTTGTAGTCATAGAAGACAAATTCTTCTCCATAGACAGAAAACCTTCTGTCATACTCCAGTATACATGCAGAAAAATCTTCACCATCCTGTTCTTTCAGTTTCTGGTACACACTCGGTGCACTAACACATGCTATCCTGTAAAAACACACAATAACTTGaaattgcaattttaaaaagcaaataacagcaacaatacTCTACAGCAGTCCTCAGAGAGGTTTTGGGAAATCATTAGTCCCAAAAATGTAAAGTATTCTTCCTCTATTCTAACAATTCATTACTTTAGTGACAAAGTCTTAAGTATGAAAGTCATTACCTGTTCAACCCCATGCTACATAAAAATCTTCACTACAGAGAAAGTCTTGTTTCAGAAAAGGAAGTACACTCAACTGAAAAATTATTGTTTATAGAAGTAGGAAGAAAACCAAGTTTTTTCCATCTGTTCTACAGATTATAcaaaaactaagaaaataattgcaagTCAATAATATGCTCTGAAGCACTTAGtatttctcaaaaaattaaaaagattcACAGTAAACTTTTACAGGGCACAGTCTACAACATTCAGTGAAATGATAAACAGGAAGATCAGCATAAACTATTAACTAAATTACATCAGAGCAGTTCTGCAGTATCTCAGTTGAACAAAACTGAAGTACAATGAATAATGAATTAAACTGCTTGCTCCTGTCTACAtagcagaaacaaaatatttgcagaaatgaCATGTTAAATCTGCAACACAATTATTAAAACCTACCTGCCACCTTTTCCAGCTGCCAGAACTGCTTCCTTAGCCAGGCACGATGCAGTTTCATCACTGTACCAAAACTGGCTCAGTTGCTGAGAAAGATAATGCACAATTACAAACAACATCAAATCTTCTGGCTGTGCTATGCAGAGTTACATGTG includes the following:
- the EEF1AKMT1 gene encoding EEF1A lysine methyltransferase 1, yielding MDDDDDIPQLSSHTLAALQEFYLEQQQREGMKTSQGFNQYSIGSIEEDWQLSQFWYSDETASCLAKEAVLAAGKGGRIACVSAPSVYQKLKEQDGEDFSACILEYDRRFSVYGEEFVFYDYNHPLDLPENLLPHSFDIVIADPPYLSEECLQKTAETIKYLTKGKILLCTGAVMEEQAAKHLGVKMCKFIPKHSRNLANEFRCYVNYASGLD